In Glycine max cultivar Williams 82 chromosome 7, Glycine_max_v4.0, whole genome shotgun sequence, a single window of DNA contains:
- the LOC100776061 gene encoding uncharacterized protein: protein MLLFYHHDLKFSNLSWASPLRFFFLDRPISHYHSTLPFSCPTSETHTPKPPPSPESTIRHQPITGTMLRLLKPQPFPSGHHLIQRCAVSGTAKGKAKIKAGQALKRSRITTKKPGSATAGPPMSRERQERERLYEQCLQAPTPLRHLTQKEREREAEREKLGLISKDRQREIDMMKRKDDKFKVSEKPTIIGTPGLDYVSLGLVDVDKLPKYDLTVEDGRRLAKEYSRVLMRKHRARQAAESNLLRMKKEAIEALPEGLREAALVPDLAPFPVNRFMATLTPPIEGYIEQVREAANRISGKEKIR from the coding sequence ATGCTTTTATTCTACCACCATGACTTGAAATTCTCGAATCTTTCCTGGGCCAGCCCATTgaggtttttctttttggacCGGCCCATATCTCACTATCACTCCACTCTTCCTTTCTCTTGCCCTACCTCAGAAACCCACACTCCAAAACCACCACCTTCCCCCGAGAGCACAATCCGCCACCAACCCATCACCGGAACCATGCTCCGCCTCCTAAAGCCGCAACCTTTTCCCTCCGGGCACCACCTCATCCAACGCTGCGCCGTGAGCGGCACCGCAAAGGGCAAAGCGAAGATCAAAGCAGGCCAAGCGCTAAAACGCTCCCGCATCACCACGAAGAAACCCGGATCCGCGACCGCAGGCCCACCCATGTCGCGTGAGCGCCAAGAACGTGAGCGCCTCTACGAACAATGCCTTCAAGCCCCAACCCCTCTCCGCCACCTCACCCAAAAGGAGCGCGAACGCGAAGCGGAGCGCGAGAAATTGGGCCTCATCAGCAAGGATCGGCAGCGAGAAATCGACATGATGAAGCGAAAAGACGACAAATTTAAGGTTTCGGAGAAGCCCACGATTATTGGGACACCTGGGTTGGATTACGTGAGTTTAGGTTTGGTGGATGTGGACAAGTTGCCGAAGTATGATTTGACGGTGGAAGATGGGAGGAGGTTGGCGAAGGAGTATAGTAGGGTTTTGATGAGGAAGCATAGGGCGAGACAGGCTGCGGAGTCCaatcttttgaggatgaagaaGGAGGCTATTGAGGCTTTGCCTGAGGGGTTGAGAGAGGCTGCTTTGGTTCCTGATTTGGCTCCTTTTCCGGTTAACCGGTTTATGGCGACTCTTACGCCGCCTATTGAGGGTTACATTGAGCAGGTTAGGGAGGCGGCGAATAGGATCAGTGGAAAGGAGAAGATTAGGTGA
- the LOC100777129 gene encoding eukaryotic translation initiation factor 1A: MPKNKGKGGKNRKRGKNEADDEKRELVFKEDGQEYAQVLRMLGNGRCEAMCIDGTKRLCHIRGKMHKKVWIAAGDIILVGLRDYQDDKADVILKYMPDEARLLKAYGELPDSTRLNEGIGAGLDEEEDGAGNDYIEFEDEDIDKI, translated from the coding sequence ATGCCGAAGAACAAGGGAAAGGGAGGAAAGAACCGGAAGCGCGGGAAGAACGAGGCGGACGACGAGAAGCGGGAGCTTGTGTTCAAGGAGGACGGCCAGGAGTACGCGCAGGTGCTCCGGATGCTGGGGAACGGCCGCTGCGAGGCGATGTGCATCGACGGCACCAAGCGCCTCTGCCACATCCGCGGCAAGATGCACAAGAAGGTCTGGATCGCCGCCGGCGACATCATCCTCGTCGGCCTCCGCGACTACCAGGACGACAAGGCCGACGTCATCCTCAAGTACATGCCCGACGAGGCCAGGCTCCTCAAGGCCTACGGCGAGCTTCCTGACAGCACCAGGCTCAACGAGGGCATCGGCGCTGGCCTTGATGAGGAGGAGGATGGGGCCGGAAATGATTATATCGAGTTCGAGGATGAGGATATTGATAAGAtttga
- the LOC100776595 gene encoding BTB/POZ domain-containing protein POB1 translates to MKDSNSDLFDPVMAMESEWSRGGTTSDADFAFAFNDSNFSDRVLRIEIMHDPVDARPDSDACATIADWARHRKRRREDIKKDNGADLASVPDEQVLNGHQSEADECENQDEEADAMVEEPHSGDEATNSNDSDWSMDCSAGAVVRVKTLHISSPILAAKSPFFYKLFSNGMRESEQRHVTLRINASEEAALMELLNFMYSTTLTTTTAPALLDVLMAADKFEVASCMRYCSRLLRNMPMTPDSALLYLELPSSVLMADAVQPLTDAAKQYLAGRYKDITKFQEEVIALPLAGVEAILSSDDLQVASEDAVYDFVLKWSRQQYTKLEDRREVLGTRLAQLIRFPYMTCRKLKKVLTCSDFDHEVASKLVLEGLFFKAEAPHRQRSLAAEDTASSNRRFVERAYKYRPVKVVEFELPRQQCVVYLDLKREECNNLFPSGRVYSQAFHLGGQGFFLSAHCNMDQQSSFHCFGLFLGMQEKGSVSFAVDYEFAARSRPTEEFVSKYKGNYVFTGGKAVGYRNLFAIPWTSFMAEDSLYFINGVLHLRAELTIKH, encoded by the exons ATGAAGGATTCGAATTCGGATCTGTTTGACCCGGTCATGGCGATGGAGTCCGAGTGGTCTCGCGGCGGCACCACCTCCGATGCCGATTTCGCCTTCGCCTTCAACGACAGCAACTTCTCCGACAGGGTTCTCCGGATCGAGATCATGCACGACCCCGTCGACGCCCGCCCTGATTCCGACGCCTGCGCCACCATTGCCGACTGGGCCCGCCACCGCAAGCGCCGCCGCGAGGATATCAAAAAGGATAACG GTGCGGATCTTGCTTCGGTGCCAGACGAGCAAGTTTTGAACGGGCATCAATCTGAAGCGGATGAGTGTGAGAATCAAGATGAAGAGGCTGATGCAATGGTTGAAGAACCCCATTCTG GTGATGAAGCTACAAATAGTAATGATTCAGACTGGAGCATGGACTGCTCTGCAGGTGCAGTTGTTAGAGTTAAAACGCTGCATATCAGTTCTCCTATCTTGGCTGCAAAAAGTCCTTTTTTCTATAAG CTTTTCTCAAATGGGATGAGGGAGTCTGAGCAGAGACATGTCACCCTCAGAATTAACGCCTCTG AAGAGGCTGCTCTCATGGAGCTACTGAATTTTATGTACAGCACTACCTTGACCACTACTACAGCACCTGCATTGCTAGATGTGTTGATGGCTGCTGATAAATTTGAAGTTGCTTCATGCATGAGATACTGTAGCCGGTTATTGCGGAATATGCCTATGACACCTGACTCTGCATTGCTTTATCTGGAGCTTCCTTCTAGTGTCTTAATGGCTGATGCAGTCCAACCATTGACTGATGCTGCGAAGCAGTATCTTGCTGGTCGATACAAGGATATAACCAA GTTCCAGGAAGAGGTTATTGCCTTGCCCCTAGCTGGAGTAGAGGCAATACTGTCTAGTGATGATCTCCAGGTCGCATCAGAAGATGCTGTATATGATTTTGTGTTGAAATGGTCTCGACAGCAGTACACTAAACTGGAAGACAGGCGAGAAGTCCTGGGTACCCGGCTTGCACAATTAATTCGCTTCCCTTACATGACCTGCCGAAAGCTTAAGAAGGTCTTGACCTGTTCTGACTTTGACCATGAAGTTGCATCCAAGCTTGTACTTGAGGGCCTATTTTTCAAGGCCGAGGCTCCACACCGCCAACGGTCGCTGGCAGCAGAAGATACTGCATCTTCAAACCGTCGTTTTGTGGAGAGAGCATACAAGTACCGCCCAGTGAAGGTGGTAGAATTTGAACTTCCCCGGCAGCAGTGTGTGGTGTACTTGGATCTGAAGCGGGAGGAGTGTAACAACCTCTTCCCATCCGGGCGGGTTTATTCCCAGGCGTTCCATTTGGGTGGACAAGGTTTCTTCCTATCAGCACATTGCAACATGGACCAACAAAGCTCTTTCCATTGCTTTGGGCTGTTTTTGGGAATGCAGGAAAAGGGCTCAGTGAGCTTTGCCGTCGACTATGAGTTTGCTGCGAGGTCTAGGCCGACAGAGGAATTTGTTAGCAAGTACAAAGGCAACTACGTGTTCACTGGGGGAAAGGCCGTTGGCTATAGAAACTTGTTTGCCATTCCATGGACTTCGTTCATGGCTGAGGATAGTCTTTACTTTATCAATGGTGTCCTTCACCTTAGAGCTGAGCTCACCATCAAACACTGA